Proteins encoded in a region of the Xylocopa sonorina isolate GNS202 chromosome 11, iyXylSono1_principal, whole genome shotgun sequence genome:
- the Woc gene encoding zinc finger protein without children isoform X1 translates to MSMDPNTDTELSTSQTHEDLCTEDKVKTDGTMEGSEENNINANEMQISLVSKQDEKIVDVSQSNEKVSMQSETEDELSVKNSEIVNASNTNLCQENVSEEGTLLQADRLTLPESNVSVITLHLVTEHTDVQSSVTCESTTKNVTQEDSSGIIPTTVNTTEKDCADKLPDNASTVESEKRLDVASEEPDCLETADADSGCHLNFTEKKIDDNTLEGSQTNKLSLISEKNNLGNKKTDPKGTQEDCDRDMVEKSIIEPENTEFVQFSQEKHGDSQMESQSMDAEDPFGGDNLTTENVESIETDDLNETNIGFSKLCNQADNLQDIVNNSESSFNTEKKDDSEENKDISNAAEDTVKNGNENLCEIEQNEKMNREAASSTEKCDDQTKKATNEVTPMDTEEQSNVLPGQDDELCIIPDSMKVIIPEQTEQSNSSNKESLHKDDSEQSEVKETCETNELDNDTNKNLQQDQNESTGVHKSSIPDTQSIGTEKDLINKDTTTATDVINIDEESKNSEIEEITTKEICKQCKEERACKIKVKIGFETYNVCSKTCKALFKIANNRAMDIPSDGVNSKREKRCANCLLIVEPNDERNLSWETMEFCNEECLGKFQTKYGSYCRNCNGSVQAVSLGKYCVRFGYDVRQFCCSTCLEEFKKGLKVCSYCQKDISSSAEGFLAPVGDKGQFKDFCTQECMEKYSKMSSTEPLTMEKKCCSVCQEEKIVHCEVQIDRSDPVAICSIPCFAAFRFVKKVDPDQCSTCKKFFELSNKKSSVVFYENEAHTFCSKTCLNVFIITNRKIVPCNWCKVKKYNFDMIKKELKTGQVMMMCSLNCLTLYQVSINAVSAKRINCDFCKEFSQAQYHLTMSDATIRNFCSYDCVMNFQAQYTKSPITIPTGDDPVPTGMPKRLLPPRNANTNNQKANDIQNKKNMPVISSVTSLATIGNGQSSPTTQQNNVNNMVVPPVVISQNQAPQVIYKQHIITRPPSPVQIHNKTTQCKPVVHTKGVSVRPHPCTKATQTDGVQQAVVPIPVPIYVPFPMHMYSMPFPVPLPFPLPIPVPIFIPTTRNSAKGIFKEIKRIQEKIPADPFEAELLMMAEMVATEKKSNETDSDSADDRDEDAGDREHAHGGSFSPEGVDSSNTFGDDMLQMALKMATGELDEPAVDLEAALTPNTITATQSSTQSDTTMENDVQSERLVVSSRGRKRVVPYKSRSTPSKRGRRVSSANDMPLMPPPEPQPPPQSRIIEPIEKPDANMALKYTFGVNAWRQWVLEIHICVYCAFNPNFFLLNKILYKQVVAKNVELEKQSTPMRKMKLFKTDLLQLTADELNYSLCLFVKEVRKPNGAEYAPDTIYYLCLGIQQYLFENNRIDNIFTDSYYERFTDCLNEVAKKFSVLYNDAQYIVTRVEEEHLWECKQLGAHSPHVLLSTLMFFNTKHFNLVTVEEHMQLSFSHIMKHWKRNPATQPTAAAGKAPGSRNVLLRFYPPQSALEGNSRKKKVYEQQENEENPLRCPVKLYEFYLSKCPESVKTRNDVFYLLPERSCVPDSPVWYSTSPLAKEHLIKMLYRIKMVKEINVALLTS, encoded by the exons ATGAGTATGGATCCTAATACCGATACAGAGTTATCGACTAGTCAGACTCACGAGGATTTATGTACAGAGGATAAAGTTAAAACTGACGGTACGATGGAAGGAAGCGaagaaaataatattaatgCAAATGAAATGCAAATATCGTTGGTTTCCAAACAGGATGAAAAAATTGTTGATGTAAGTCAAAGTAATGAAAAAGTTAGCATGCAAAGTGAAACGGAAGACGAATTATCTGTTAAAAATTCAGAAATTGTCAATGCGTCGAATACTAATTTGTGTCAAGAAAATGTATCTGAAGAAGGTACCTTACTACAAGCTGACAGATTAACTTTACCAGAAAGTAATGTAAGTGTAATAACATTACATCTAGTTACAGAACACACTGATGTACAGTCTTCGGTTACGTGTGAAAGTACTACAAAAAATGTTACACAGGAAGACAGTTCAGGAATAATACCAACGACGGTGAATACTACAGAAAAAGATTGCGCGGACAAATTACCGGATAACGCAAGTACAGTAGAATCTGAGAAACGTTTAGATGTTGCGTCAGAGGAACCAGATTGCTTAGAAACTGCCGACGCAGATAGCGGGTGTCATTTAAATTTCACAGAGAAGAAAATTGACGATAACACGCTAGAAGGCTCCCAAACGAACAAATTATCTTTGATTAGCGAAAAAAATAATTTAGGTAACAAAAAGACTGATCCAAAGGGGACACAGGAAGATTGTGATAGAGATATGGTGGAAAAAAGTATTATAGAGCCAGAAAATACAGAATTTGTACAATTTTCTCAAGAAAAACATGGAGATTCACAAATGGAAAGTCAGTCTATGGACGCGGAAGATCCTTTTGGTGGAGATAATCTTACTACTGAAAATGTTGAATCAATAGAGACTGATGATCTCAACGAGACAAACATAGGTTTTTCTAAGTTATGTAATCAAGCTGATAATTTACAAGATATTGTAAATAACAGTGAAAGCAGCTTTAATACAGAGAAGAAAGATGATAGTGAAGAAAATAAAGATATTTCAAACGCAGCGGAAGATACTGTTAAGAATGGTAATGAAAATTTATGTGAAATTGAACAGAATGAAAAAATGAATAGGGAAGCTGCAAGTTCCACTGAAAAATGCGATGATCAAACAAAAAAAGCTACCAACGAAGTAACGCCAATGGATACCGAAGAACAATCTAATGTTTTACCAGGACAAGACGATGAATTGTGCATCATTCCAGATAGCATGAAGGTAATAATTCCTGAACAAACGGAACAGTCAAATTCCAGTAATAAAGAATCATTACACAAAGACGATAGTGAACAGAGTGAAGTTAAAGAAACATGCGAAACTAATGAATTAGATAATGATACAAATAAAAACTTGCAACAAGATCAAAATGAATCGACTGGTGTACACAAAAGTAGTATACCCGATACTCAAAGCATCGGAACAGAGAAAGATTTAATTAACAAAGATACAACTACCGCAACGGATGTTATTAACATCGATGAAGAGTCAAAAAATTCTGAAATTGAAGAAATTACGACTAAAGAAATTTGTAAACAATGCAAGGAAGAGAGAGCCTGTAAAATTAAAGTAAAAATTGGTTTCGAAACTTACAATGTATGTTCAAAAACTTGTAAAGCATTATTCAAAATTGCTAACAATAGGGCAATGGATATACCTAGCGACGGGGTCAATTCTAAAAGGGAAAAACGTTGCGCAAACTGTCTGCTAATCGTAGAACCTAACGATGAACGTAATCTTTCCTGGGAGACAATGGAGTTCTGTAATGAGGAATGTTTAGGAAAATTTCAAACAAAATATGGAAGTTATTGCAGAAACTGTAACGGCTCAGTCCAAGCAGTAAGTTTAGGGAAATACTGTGTACGATTTGGCTACGATGTTAGACAGTTTTGTTGCTCCACATGTTTGGAAGAATTCAAGAAAGGACTAAAAGTGTGTAGTTACTGTCAAAAAGATATAAGTTCTAGCGCAGAAGGTTTTCTTGCGCCGGTTGGCGATAAAGGACAGTTTAAGGACTTTTGTACTCAAGAGTGCATGGAAAAGTATTCAAAAATGAGCTCCACTGAACCTCTAACTATGGAAAAAAAGTGTTGCAGCGTTTGTCAAGAA gagaaaattgttcactgcgaagttcaAATAGACAGATCTGATCCAGTAGCTATTTGCAGTATACCATGTTTCGCAGCATTCAGATTTGTAAAAAAAGTCGACCCCGACCAGTGTTCTACTTGCAAAAAGTTTTTTGAATTATCTAACAAAAAAAGTTCCGTTGTCTTTTATGAGAACGAAGCTCATACCTTTTGTTCTAAAACTTGCTTAAACGTATTTATTATTACCAATAGGAAAATTGTTCCTTGTAATTGGTGCAaagtaaaaaaatataattttgatATGATCAAAAAGGAATTAAAAACAGGTCAAGTAATGATGATGTGTAGCTTAAATTGCTTAACATTATATCAG gttTCTATCAACGCAGTTTCGGCAAAACGAATAAATTGTGACTTTTGCAAAGAATTCTCCCAAGCGCAATATCATTTAACTATGTCAGATGCAACGATACGAAATTTTTGTTCGTACGATTGTGTAATGAACTTTCAAGCTCAATATACTAAATCTCCAATCACGATACCGACGGGTGATGATCCGGTACCCACTGGTATGCCAAAAAGATTGCTACCACCAAGAAACGCGAATACAAATAATCAGAAGGCAAACGATATACAAAATAAAAAGAACATGCCTGTAATTTCTTCTGTGACAAGTTTAGCTACGATCGGAAACGGTCAGTCTAGTCCAACGACGcagcagaacaatgtaaataacATGGTAGTGCCTCCAGTTGTTATCAGCCAAAATCAGGCGCCGCAAGTAATATATAAGCAACATATTATAACGAGACCGCCAAGCCCGGTCCAAATTCACAATAAAACAACGCAGTGTAAGCCTGTGGTGCACACGAAAGGAGTATCAGTACGCCCCCATCCTTGTACGAAAGCTACGCAAACGGACGGAGTTCAGCAAGCGGTTGTACCGATACCGGTTCCAATTTATGTTCCATTTCCAATGCATATGTATTCAATGCCTTTTCCAGTTCCATTACCTTTCCCGCTACCAATTCCAGTACCTATTTTTATACCTACAACAAGGAATAGCGCTAAGGGGATATTTAAAGAGATTAAAAGAATACAAGAGAAAATACCGGCAGATCCGTTTGAAGCTGAACTCCTTATGATGGCAGAAATGGTTGCAACCGAGAAAAAAAGTAACGAGACTGATTCGGATTCTGCAGACGATAG AGATGAGGATGCCGGTGATCGCGAACACGCGCACGGTGGAAGTTTTAGTCCAGAAGGTGTTGATTCCAGTAACACGTTCGGTGACGATATGTTACAAATGGCTTTGAAAATGGCAACTGGAGAATTAGACGAGCCAGCTGTTGATTTAGAAGCTGCTTTAACACCGAATACGATCACTGCaacacaatcgtcaacacagtCCGATACTACTATGGAGAATGATG ttcaatcggagcggctGGTCGTTTCTTCTCGCGGGAGAAAACGAGTGGTTCCTTACAAATCACGGTCTACTCCGAGTAAGCGAGGAAGACGAGTATCCAGCGCAAACGATATGCCTTTAATGCCACCCCCGGAACCTCAACCTCCGCCCCAATCGAGAATAATAGAACCCATAGAAAAACCAGATGCTAATATGGCCCTCAAATATACCTTTGGAGTAAACGCATGGAGACAATGGGTACTGGAAATACATATATGTGTGTACTGTGCTTTCAAtcctaatttttttcttttaaacaaAATTCTTTACAAACAGGTTGTCGCGAAAAATGTTGAATTAGAAAAACAAAGTACACCAATGAGAAAAATGAAATTATTCAAAACAGATCTCTTACAACTCACGGCCGATGAATTGAATTATTCATTATGTCTCTTTGTTAAAGAAGTTAGAAAACCAAATGGAGCAGAATATGCTCCTGACACAATATATTACCTTTGTTTAG GGATTCAACAGTATTTATTTGAAAATAATAGAATAGATAATATTTTCACGGATTCGTATTATGAAAGATTTACAGATTGTTTAAATGAAGTCGCAAAGAAGTTCTCTGTTCTTTATAATGACGCAC AATACATTGTTACAAGGGTCGAAGAAGAACATTTATGGGAATGTAAACAATTAGGTGCTCATTCCCCTCATGTGCTTTTAAGTACCCTAATGTTTTTTAACACTAAACACTTTAATCTTGTA ACAGTAGAAGAACATATGCAGCTATCATTTTCACATATTATGAAACACTGGAAACGAAACCCTGCTACACAACCTACTGCAGCAGCAGGAAAAGCTCCAGGTTCTAGAAACGTTCTTCTTCGTTTCTATCCACCGCAATCAGCATTGG AAGGCAATTCACGTAAAAAGAAGGTATACGAACAACAAGAAAATGAAGAAAACCCGTTAAGATGTCCAGTtaaattatacgaattttacttATCCAAATG CCCTGAAAGTGTTAAAACTCGGAATGATGTATTCTATTTATTACCTGAAAGAAGTTGTGTACCGGATAGTCCAGTATGGTATTCAACATCTCCATTGGCTAAGGAACATCTCATAAAAATGTTATATCGTATTAAAATGGTTAAAGAAATTAATGTGGCATTATTAACTAGCTAA